A region from the Gemmatimonadota bacterium genome encodes:
- a CDS encoding DedA family protein produces MESLDAALAWLTTLPPGALLALMAVLAAVENIFPPIPADILVAFGSFLAARSAEPAWPAFLAVWGGNLLGAWLMYLMGRRFGAERVERRYHLDRTGGADARILGWHRKYGTAAFFLTRFIPGLRAVVPPVAGALRIPPLGVISAMGLASGIWYGAITWLAFRAGTNWDSLRGGIARLGSWSAGLAGAAVVVVAAVWWYHRRLHARPTRPPA; encoded by the coding sequence ATGGAGTCACTCGACGCCGCGCTGGCCTGGCTGACCACCCTGCCACCCGGTGCGCTGCTGGCACTGATGGCCGTACTTGCCGCCGTCGAGAACATCTTCCCCCCTATCCCCGCGGACATCCTGGTCGCGTTCGGGAGTTTTCTGGCCGCACGGTCCGCGGAGCCGGCGTGGCCGGCGTTCCTCGCCGTGTGGGGGGGGAACCTGCTGGGCGCCTGGCTGATGTACCTCATGGGTCGGCGGTTTGGGGCCGAACGGGTGGAGCGCCGTTACCACCTGGATCGCACCGGCGGCGCCGATGCGCGCATCCTGGGCTGGCACCGCAAGTACGGAACGGCCGCCTTCTTCCTGACCCGCTTCATCCCGGGGCTGCGCGCGGTGGTGCCGCCCGTGGCAGGGGCCTTGCGCATTCCACCCCTAGGTGTGATAAGCGCGATGGGGCTCGCCAGCGGGATCTGGTATGGCGCCATTACCTGGCTGGCCTTTCGTGCCGGCACCAACTGGGATTCGTTGCGAGGGGGCATTGCGCGGCTCGGCTCCTGGTCTGCTGGCCTCGCCGGCGCGGCCGTCGTCGTGGTCGCGGCCGTGTGGTGGTATCACCGTCGCCTTCATGCCCGCCCGACGCGCCCGCCTGCCTGA
- a CDS encoding acyl carrier protein has translation MADMSEKVKDIIEKELGVEREKLTDEASFIEDLGADSLDIVELVMEFEKQFNIDIPDEDAEKLRTVGDALKYLKEKGPAA, from the coding sequence ATGGCGGACATGAGCGAGAAGGTCAAGGACATCATCGAGAAGGAGCTCGGCGTCGAGCGGGAGAAGCTCACGGACGAGGCCAGCTTCATCGAGGACCTTGGCGCTGACAGCCTCGACATCGTCGAACTCGTCATGGAGTTCGAGAAGCAGTTCAACATCGACATTCCCGATGAGGACGCGGAGAAGCTCCGCACGGTCGGGGATGCCCTGAAGTACCTGAAGGAAAAGGGGCCCGCCGCGTAA
- a CDS encoding menaquinone biosynthesis protein, with product MRVGRIPYINCFPVYGAIDRGIVPLDGQLVTGIPSLLNARMAAGALDVSVVSAVEYARDAARYLLLPDLAISCDGPVRSVMLFSRRPAGELGGRRVVLSRSSMTSVALLELLFDAVWKARPEFVPGDAEMADLKAFAQDEHDARLVIGDAALLLQSPGTTAEDRPAYPYVYDLGEEWLQWTGHPFVFAVWVAQRTTPARDALTTHAALLASRDWGLQHLGPLSEQAAQQTGVPADECRRYLEGLDYGLGLRYLAGLTEFFARLSAAGKVPSTTLQFLAA from the coding sequence GTGCGCGTCGGTCGCATTCCCTACATCAATTGTTTTCCCGTGTACGGGGCGATCGACCGTGGCATCGTGCCCCTCGACGGCCAGCTGGTGACCGGGATCCCGAGCCTGCTCAATGCGCGCATGGCCGCCGGCGCATTGGATGTCTCGGTGGTTTCCGCCGTGGAGTACGCGCGAGACGCCGCGCGGTACTTGCTGCTTCCCGACCTCGCGATCTCGTGCGACGGACCGGTGCGTTCCGTGATGTTGTTTTCCCGGCGCCCGGCTGGGGAACTCGGTGGCCGCCGCGTGGTGCTCTCACGCTCCTCCATGACCAGTGTAGCGCTGTTGGAGCTGTTGTTTGACGCAGTCTGGAAGGCGCGTCCCGAGTTCGTGCCGGGTGACGCCGAGATGGCCGATCTCAAGGCGTTCGCCCAGGATGAGCACGACGCGCGCCTGGTCATTGGCGACGCGGCACTGCTGCTGCAGTCGCCGGGCACGACTGCCGAGGACCGACCGGCGTATCCGTACGTCTACGACCTCGGGGAGGAGTGGTTGCAGTGGACCGGGCACCCATTCGTTTTCGCCGTATGGGTGGCGCAGCGGACGACCCCGGCGCGCGACGCCCTGACCACCCATGCGGCGCTTCTCGCGTCGCGCGACTGGGGGCTCCAACACCTCGGCCCCCTGTCGGAGCAGGCGGCACAGCAGACCGGCGTGCCTGCCGACGAGTGCCGACGCTACCTCGAGGGACTCGACTATGGGCTGGGACTGAGATACCTCGCTGGACTGACCGAGTTCTTCGCCCGGCTCAGTGCGGCGGGGAAGGTACCGTCGACCACCCTGCAGTTCCTTGCCGCCTGA
- the plsX gene encoding phosphate acyltransferase PlsX — protein sequence MARIALDAMGGDHAPGAPVVGALLALDELGHDHRVQLVGIPDTIRHALDAALAGECAGHAAAAERIDIVPAADVIDMAEKPSAVLRGKPNSSMHVGLRLQVDGLSDGFVSAGNTGAQMAVSSLVLRLHEGLTRPAISTFFPTAQRPVVVLDSGANVDCSAEELVQFARLGAVYAEDLLGRDNPVVALLSIGEEAEKGNAAVKAAHQLLRASGLNFQGNVEGRDLPNGASDRGPFDVVVCDGFVGNVVLKFYESVAPFLFGLVARHAGLSREQLAGAFKELDYSEHGGAPLLGVKGVSIICHGKSGPRALKNAVKLAVRAVESRMSEHMGRRLTEAA from the coding sequence TTGGCGCGCATCGCGCTTGACGCCATGGGGGGGGATCACGCGCCCGGAGCTCCGGTCGTAGGGGCCCTCCTCGCCCTCGATGAACTGGGCCACGACCATCGGGTTCAGCTCGTAGGGATCCCCGATACGATCCGGCACGCCCTCGACGCTGCGCTCGCCGGTGAATGTGCCGGTCATGCGGCCGCCGCGGAGCGCATCGACATTGTGCCCGCGGCCGACGTGATCGACATGGCGGAAAAACCCTCGGCGGTCCTTCGTGGGAAGCCAAACAGCTCCATGCACGTCGGCCTGCGGCTGCAGGTCGACGGCCTTTCGGACGGTTTCGTCTCCGCGGGGAACACCGGCGCGCAGATGGCGGTGTCTTCCCTTGTCCTGCGCCTGCACGAGGGTCTCACGCGCCCGGCCATCAGCACTTTCTTCCCGACGGCCCAACGCCCGGTGGTCGTGCTGGATTCTGGCGCGAACGTGGACTGCTCGGCTGAGGAACTGGTGCAGTTCGCGCGGCTCGGGGCAGTGTACGCCGAAGACCTGCTCGGACGCGACAACCCGGTCGTCGCGCTGCTCTCCATTGGGGAGGAAGCGGAGAAGGGAAATGCGGCCGTGAAGGCCGCCCACCAACTGCTCCGTGCGTCCGGGCTCAACTTCCAGGGAAATGTCGAGGGTCGTGACCTCCCGAACGGGGCCAGCGATCGCGGCCCCTTTGACGTCGTGGTTTGCGATGGCTTCGTCGGAAACGTGGTCCTCAAGTTCTACGAGTCCGTGGCCCCCTTTTTGTTCGGCTTGGTCGCCCGGCACGCCGGGCTCTCTCGGGAGCAATTGGCCGGCGCCTTCAAGGAGCTGGACTACTCCGAGCACGGCGGCGCTCCGCTGCTCGGCGTCAAGGGCGTCAGCATCATCTGTCACGGCAAGTCGGGACCACGCGCGCTCAAGAACGCCGTCAAGCTGGCGGTGCGCGCTGTCGAGTCACGGATGAGCGAACACATGGGGCGACGCCTGACGGAGGCGGCATGA
- the rpmF gene encoding 50S ribosomal protein L32: MAVPKRRTSKRKKRARNTHKTAAVAVIQSCPRCGSPKRPHRVCGECGYYAGKQRVAPAEA, encoded by the coding sequence ATGGCTGTCCCGAAACGACGTACCTCCAAGCGCAAGAAGCGCGCGCGCAATACGCACAAGACGGCCGCCGTGGCCGTCATTCAGTCGTGCCCCCGGTGTGGGTCACCCAAGCGCCCGCATCGGGTGTGTGGAGAATGCGGGTATTACGCAGGCAAACAGCGAGTCGCTCCCGCCGAGGCTTGA
- the xerD gene encoding site-specific tyrosine recombinase XerD, with product MPARRARLPDEASRAFALERFDDFLALEEGASSRTREAYGRDVARLATFCLARGRGRVTDIDHPLLREFTWHLKDSGLAAPSIRRTIAGVRTWCRFLVSEGLLAADPSDRLELPRRTRELPDVLTATDVERLLTAGDQDHPQFFRDRAMLELAYSAGLRVSEWIGIGIKDVDFQEGVVRVFGKGGKERLVPIGRSAITAVSIYLREGRPRLEHGEGKGALFLNARGKPLSRMGAWQVLRAWVKRAGITKHVSPHTLRHSFATHLLEGGADLRAVQEMLGHADISTTQIYTHLDRDYLHTVHRQYHPRG from the coding sequence ATGCCCGCCCGACGCGCCCGCCTGCCTGACGAGGCGTCCCGGGCCTTCGCGCTCGAGCGCTTCGACGACTTCCTCGCCCTCGAGGAGGGGGCATCCTCGCGCACGCGCGAGGCCTACGGGCGCGACGTCGCACGGCTCGCCACCTTCTGCCTCGCGCGTGGACGTGGACGCGTCACCGACATCGACCACCCACTGCTCCGGGAGTTCACCTGGCACCTCAAGGACAGCGGATTGGCTGCACCGTCCATTCGGCGCACCATCGCCGGGGTGCGGACCTGGTGCCGCTTCCTTGTGTCCGAAGGGCTGCTCGCGGCCGATCCGAGTGACCGGCTCGAACTGCCCCGGCGAACGCGTGAATTGCCCGACGTCCTCACGGCCACCGATGTCGAGCGACTCCTGACGGCCGGTGACCAGGACCATCCGCAGTTCTTTCGCGATCGCGCGATGCTCGAACTGGCGTACAGCGCCGGCCTGCGCGTGTCCGAGTGGATCGGGATCGGCATCAAGGATGTGGACTTCCAGGAGGGCGTCGTCCGCGTCTTTGGCAAGGGGGGCAAGGAACGCCTGGTGCCGATCGGCCGAAGCGCCATCACGGCGGTTTCGATCTACCTGCGTGAGGGACGACCGCGACTCGAGCATGGCGAAGGAAAGGGTGCCTTGTTCCTGAACGCGCGCGGAAAACCCCTGAGCCGCATGGGGGCCTGGCAGGTATTGCGCGCGTGGGTCAAGCGCGCCGGGATCACCAAGCACGTGTCCCCGCACACCCTCCGCCATTCGTTTGCCACACACCTGTTGGAGGGCGGCGCCGACCTGCGCGCCGTGCAGGAGATGCTGGGTCACGCCGACATCTCGACGACGCAGATCTACACCCACCTGGATCGGGACTACCTGCACACGGTGCATCGGCAGTACCATCCCCGAGGATGA
- the mqnC gene encoding dehypoxanthine futalosine cyclase — protein MNRDLLDFYTNAPLLELGLEADRVRAAKHPHQTVTYIVDRNINYTNVCVADCGFCAFYRRPKHAEGYTLSFEQIGQKIEETKALGGVQILIQGGHNPYIPFEWYLDLLRYIKRNHPIHIHGFSPSEVDFFSQVFRMDATDVIRELKGAGLDSIPGGGGEILVQRVRDIAAPKKAGADRWLEIMELAHQAGMKTSVTMMYGLGETLAERIEHLQRVRDVQARTGGFTAFITWPLQPENTPEFSHMEKTGAVDYLRTVAISRIVLDNVPNLQSSWVTMGMKVGQLALRFGCNDFGSLMIEENVVSAANTTHRTTTEELERLIRDAGFTPARRRQDYSIIPIEHPVAA, from the coding sequence ATGAACCGCGACCTGCTGGACTTCTATACCAATGCACCACTCCTCGAGCTCGGTCTCGAGGCGGATCGCGTGCGTGCGGCAAAACACCCGCACCAGACGGTCACGTACATCGTGGACCGCAACATCAACTACACGAACGTCTGTGTGGCCGATTGCGGGTTCTGCGCGTTCTACCGGCGACCAAAACACGCGGAAGGCTACACCCTGTCTTTTGAGCAAATTGGCCAGAAGATCGAGGAGACCAAGGCGTTAGGCGGCGTACAGATCCTGATCCAGGGAGGCCACAATCCGTACATCCCCTTCGAGTGGTACCTGGACCTGCTGCGCTACATCAAGCGGAACCACCCCATTCACATTCATGGGTTCAGCCCAAGTGAGGTGGACTTCTTCTCGCAGGTCTTCCGGATGGACGCCACGGACGTCATTCGCGAACTGAAGGGCGCTGGGCTCGACTCCATTCCAGGCGGCGGCGGCGAGATCCTGGTCCAGCGGGTGCGCGACATCGCCGCTCCCAAGAAGGCGGGGGCTGATCGATGGCTGGAAATCATGGAGCTGGCACACCAGGCCGGCATGAAGACCTCGGTCACGATGATGTATGGCCTCGGAGAAACGCTGGCCGAGCGGATCGAGCACCTCCAGCGGGTGCGGGATGTCCAGGCGCGCACCGGGGGATTCACGGCCTTCATCACGTGGCCACTTCAACCCGAGAACACGCCGGAGTTCTCCCATATGGAGAAGACGGGCGCGGTGGACTACCTGCGCACCGTCGCCATCTCGCGCATCGTGCTGGACAACGTTCCGAACCTGCAGAGCAGCTGGGTGACGATGGGGATGAAGGTGGGGCAGCTGGCGCTCCGGTTTGGGTGCAACGACTTCGGGTCCCTGATGATCGAGGAGAATGTCGTCAGTGCCGCCAACACGACCCACCGCACGACGACCGAGGAACTGGAGCGCCTGATCCGTGATGCCGGGTTCACCCCGGCGCGTCGGCGCCAGGACTATTCCATCATCCCGATCGAACACCCCGTGGCTGCCTGA
- the fabD gene encoding ACP S-malonyltransferase, translating to MPSVVALFPGQGSQKPGMGKDLAEGVDSASSVFARADAALGESLSTLCFEGPAEALTLTHNAQPALLTHGAAVWAALVSAAGPHLVATAGHSLGEFTAWHAAGALTLEDAVRLVRRRGELMYATGVTRPGAMAAILGEPSEPIDAICARASADPDGGLVVAANYNCPGQVVISGEVAGVRKAMELAKAAGAKRAVELPVSGAFHSPLMAPASTGLAEALAHVPFGMAGVPVCVNVSAEFETDPERGRALLVEQLTSPVRWTQVITVLAERFPDALFVEMGPGAVLTGLVRKIAPSVATATCGTAAEVHGMIERLS from the coding sequence ATGCCATCGGTTGTCGCGCTGTTCCCCGGCCAGGGGTCACAGAAGCCCGGCATGGGCAAGGACCTCGCGGAGGGTGTCGACAGCGCGAGCTCAGTGTTCGCGCGGGCGGATGCGGCCCTCGGTGAGTCGCTCTCGACGTTGTGTTTCGAGGGACCGGCTGAGGCACTCACGCTGACGCATAACGCCCAACCCGCACTGCTCACCCACGGCGCCGCCGTCTGGGCGGCGCTCGTGAGTGCGGCGGGGCCCCATCTGGTGGCCACGGCAGGGCATTCCCTCGGCGAGTTCACCGCATGGCACGCGGCAGGCGCGCTGACACTCGAGGACGCGGTTCGCCTCGTCCGGCGGCGCGGGGAGTTGATGTACGCCACCGGCGTTACGCGGCCTGGGGCCATGGCGGCGATCCTTGGCGAGCCGTCCGAACCTATCGACGCGATCTGCGCCCGGGCCTCAGCAGACCCCGATGGCGGACTCGTCGTCGCGGCGAACTACAACTGTCCTGGGCAGGTGGTGATCTCCGGCGAGGTCGCTGGGGTGCGGAAGGCCATGGAGCTGGCCAAGGCGGCCGGAGCCAAGCGCGCCGTTGAGCTCCCCGTGAGCGGCGCGTTTCACTCACCGTTGATGGCGCCGGCTTCTACGGGCTTGGCGGAGGCGCTCGCACACGTGCCTTTCGGCATGGCTGGCGTCCCGGTCTGTGTGAATGTGTCGGCTGAATTCGAGACCGATCCAGAGCGTGGCCGGGCGCTCCTGGTGGAGCAGCTGACCTCACCGGTCCGATGGACGCAGGTGATCACGGTCCTGGCCGAACGATTTCCTGACGCGCTGTTCGTGGAGATGGGACCCGGGGCGGTGCTGACCGGGCTCGTGCGCAAGATCGCGCCAAGCGTGGCGACCGCCACCTGCGGCACGGCCGCTGAGGTTCACGGCATGATCGAGAGGCTCTCATGA
- the ispF gene encoding 2-C-methyl-D-erythritol 2,4-cyclodiphosphate synthase: protein MTMHARTGIGYDSHRFADGGPLRLGGVDIPGDRHLVGHSDADAVCHAVTDAILGAACLGDIGSMFPDTDPANRGRDSIDMLERAMGRVRQEQRLRVEHVDITVITESPKIGPYRDAMGARIAEALGIPAGHVNVKAKTNEGMGWIGRGEGLACIAAATLMP from the coding sequence ATGACCATGCACGCCCGCACCGGCATCGGATACGATTCCCACCGCTTCGCCGACGGCGGCCCGCTGCGACTCGGCGGTGTCGACATCCCGGGAGATCGCCATCTCGTGGGGCACTCGGACGCCGACGCCGTGTGCCATGCCGTGACGGACGCGATCCTCGGCGCGGCGTGCCTCGGGGACATCGGCAGCATGTTCCCCGACACGGATCCGGCGAATCGCGGGCGCGATTCCATCGATATGCTGGAGCGCGCGATGGGGCGGGTCCGCCAGGAACAGCGACTCCGTGTGGAGCACGTCGACATTACGGTGATCACGGAGTCGCCAAAGATCGGGCCCTACCGCGACGCGATGGGCGCACGCATCGCCGAGGCGTTAGGCATCCCGGCCGGCCACGTGAACGTCAAGGCCAAGACCAACGAGGGGATGGGGTGGATCGGTCGCGGCGAGGGCCTGGCGTGCATCGCGGCCGCGACCCTGATGCCCTGA
- the fabG gene encoding 3-oxoacyl-[acyl-carrier-protein] reductase: MNIDLTGRNALVTGSTRGIGRAIANALAASGARVGVVGRDAERARAIALEVGGDARGFGCDVSDPAQIVALVEDAEREFGSIDILVNNAGLTRDNIMLRLKDDDWNAVIDANLRSAFVATRAVTRGMMKRRSGRIINIASVVGLIGNKGQTNYAASKAGLIGLTKSVAKEFSSRGILANVVAPGFIETDMTAALTPEARLALSAQIPLERLGRPEDVAGAVLFLCSDLASYITGQVLVVDGGMVM, encoded by the coding sequence ATGAACATTGACTTGACGGGAAGGAATGCGCTCGTAACCGGGAGCACGCGCGGCATTGGCCGAGCGATCGCGAACGCGCTAGCCGCAAGCGGTGCCCGCGTGGGGGTCGTCGGGCGCGACGCGGAGCGGGCTCGCGCGATCGCTTTGGAGGTCGGTGGCGACGCGCGCGGGTTCGGGTGCGACGTGAGCGATCCGGCGCAAATCGTTGCGCTGGTGGAGGATGCCGAGCGGGAGTTCGGGTCGATTGACATCCTCGTGAACAATGCCGGGCTGACGCGGGACAACATCATGCTCCGGCTGAAGGACGACGACTGGAACGCGGTGATCGACGCAAATCTCCGGTCCGCGTTTGTCGCAACCCGGGCCGTGACCCGGGGGATGATGAAGCGCCGTTCAGGTCGCATCATCAACATTGCGAGCGTGGTCGGACTGATCGGAAACAAGGGCCAGACCAATTACGCGGCGTCGAAGGCGGGGCTCATCGGGCTCACCAAGTCAGTCGCCAAGGAGTTCTCGTCGAGAGGCATTCTCGCGAACGTTGTGGCTCCCGGATTCATCGAGACCGACATGACGGCCGCCCTCACGCCCGAGGCTCGTTTGGCATTGTCTGCCCAGATTCCCCTGGAGCGACTGGGGCGGCCCGAGGACGTGGCCGGCGCCGTGTTGTTCCTGTGTTCTGACCTGGCGTCATACATCACCGGGCAGGTGCTTGTGGTGGATGGCGGCATGGTGATGTAA
- the fabF gene encoding beta-ketoacyl-ACP synthase II: protein MKRRVVITGLGAVTSVGLDVASTWRALLAGVSGGGPITKFDAARFPVRFACEVKGFDPLQYMERKEAKRSDAYTQYAVAASLQAMADAGFSQGGFDPEMTGVIVGSGVGGLKSFEEQHDVYRELGPSKISPFFIPTFIADIASGVVSMRVGAKGPNYATISACSTSAHAIGDAMRTIQYGDADVMVCGGAEASVTPMAIGGFANMKALSERNDDPARASRPFDKDRDGFVMGEGAGILVLEVLEHAQARGARIYGEVAGYGATGDAYHLTGQPEEHEGLQRSMRRALKDAGLTTGDIDYVNAHGTSTPMNDPNEAKAIMRVFGDDAAGLSVSSTKSATGHMLGAAGAIEAIACILALRDQVVPPTINFVTPDPDCGPLDFTPNEPRSRVIRAALSNSAGFGGHNVSLVIRQFVP from the coding sequence ATGAAGCGCCGCGTCGTCATCACCGGCCTCGGGGCCGTCACGTCCGTCGGCCTGGACGTGGCGTCGACGTGGCGCGCGCTCCTCGCTGGCGTCTCCGGGGGCGGCCCCATCACCAAGTTCGACGCCGCCCGCTTCCCGGTCCGGTTTGCCTGCGAGGTGAAGGGCTTCGACCCGCTCCAGTACATGGAGCGGAAGGAAGCCAAGCGGTCGGACGCGTACACGCAGTACGCGGTTGCAGCGTCCCTCCAGGCAATGGCCGACGCCGGGTTCTCCCAGGGTGGGTTCGACCCCGAGATGACCGGGGTCATTGTGGGGTCCGGGGTCGGCGGGCTGAAGAGCTTCGAGGAGCAGCACGATGTCTATCGTGAGCTGGGCCCCTCGAAGATCTCGCCGTTCTTCATCCCGACGTTCATCGCGGACATTGCGTCGGGCGTCGTCTCCATGCGGGTGGGGGCCAAGGGACCGAATTACGCGACGATCTCCGCGTGCTCAACCAGCGCGCACGCCATTGGGGACGCCATGCGCACCATCCAATACGGTGACGCGGACGTCATGGTGTGCGGCGGGGCGGAGGCGTCGGTAACCCCGATGGCGATCGGGGGTTTCGCGAACATGAAGGCGTTGTCGGAGCGCAATGACGACCCCGCGCGCGCGTCGCGACCGTTCGACAAGGATCGCGATGGGTTCGTGATGGGGGAGGGAGCGGGCATACTCGTACTCGAGGTCCTCGAGCACGCCCAGGCACGAGGGGCACGGATTTACGGCGAGGTCGCCGGTTATGGCGCCACCGGCGATGCGTACCACCTCACCGGCCAGCCCGAGGAACACGAGGGGCTGCAGCGCTCCATGCGCCGCGCGTTGAAGGACGCCGGGCTGACGACGGGCGATATCGACTACGTGAACGCGCACGGGACGTCGACCCCGATGAACGACCCGAACGAGGCCAAGGCGATCATGCGCGTCTTCGGCGACGACGCGGCGGGGCTGAGCGTGTCCTCCACCAAGTCGGCGACGGGCCACATGCTGGGGGCCGCCGGAGCGATCGAGGCCATCGCGTGCATTCTGGCGCTGCGCGATCAGGTGGTCCCACCGACCATCAACTTCGTGACGCCCGATCCCGATTGTGGGCCGTTGGACTTCACGCCCAACGAACCGCGATCCCGCGTGATCCGGGCCGCACTATCGAACAGCGCCGGGTTTGGCGGGCACAATGTGTCGCTCGTCATTCGCCAGTTTGTCCCCTGA
- a CDS encoding ketoacyl-ACP synthase III, whose translation MNRPIAHLAGVGSFAPSRVMRNEEFAALGLDTNDEWIVQRTGIRERHVAGPNETNKTMSAAAARVAMSRAGITPGDIDVIVLGTASPDRLLPSTAVDLQAELGASRAAAFDVMAACSSWLYGLIVAEGLMAAGGAQTALVVGTEKLTSIVDWQDRSTCVLFGDGAGAAVLKRSDGTKGILSTFMRSDGTLAELLYRPTGGAAHPFNQQVLDDRSFYVKMEGREVFKHAVRSMSEATDRALDGARLTGADIDLMIPHQANIRIIEATAKHANVSMDKVYVNVDRYGNTSSASIGLALDEAMASGRVKPGSTVLLVAFGAGFTWASLIVRF comes from the coding sequence ATGAACCGGCCCATCGCCCACCTCGCCGGTGTGGGGTCGTTCGCACCCAGTCGCGTCATGCGCAACGAAGAGTTTGCCGCGCTCGGACTCGACACCAACGATGAGTGGATCGTCCAACGCACCGGAATCCGCGAGCGACACGTGGCCGGGCCGAACGAAACGAACAAGACCATGTCCGCCGCGGCCGCGCGCGTGGCGATGTCGCGCGCTGGCATCACGCCAGGCGACATCGACGTGATCGTGCTGGGAACGGCATCGCCCGATCGCTTGCTCCCGTCCACAGCGGTCGACCTGCAGGCTGAACTCGGCGCCAGTCGCGCGGCGGCCTTCGACGTCATGGCCGCGTGTTCCTCCTGGCTCTACGGGCTGATCGTCGCGGAAGGGCTGATGGCCGCCGGCGGGGCGCAGACGGCCCTGGTGGTTGGCACCGAAAAATTGACCAGCATCGTGGACTGGCAGGACCGTTCGACGTGTGTCCTGTTCGGGGATGGAGCCGGCGCGGCGGTGCTGAAACGGTCGGACGGGACCAAGGGGATCCTCTCCACATTCATGCGCAGTGACGGCACGCTCGCCGAACTGCTGTATCGGCCGACCGGCGGAGCCGCGCACCCGTTCAACCAGCAGGTCCTTGATGATCGGTCGTTCTACGTAAAGATGGAGGGGCGTGAGGTGTTCAAGCACGCCGTGCGGTCGATGTCCGAGGCTACGGATCGCGCCCTCGACGGCGCACGGCTCACGGGCGCCGATATCGACCTCATGATCCCGCACCAGGCCAACATTCGCATCATCGAGGCCACGGCGAAGCACGCCAACGTCTCGATGGACAAGGTGTACGTGAACGTCGACCGCTATGGAAACACCTCGTCGGCTTCCATCGGGCTCGCGCTCGACGAGGCGATGGCCTCAGGCCGGGTGAAGCCGGGATCGACCGTCCTCCTCGTGGCCTTCGGCGCCGGGTTCACCTGGGCCTCGCTCATCGTTCGCTTTTAG
- a CDS encoding CofH family radical SAM protein: MCRSSFASLSPEAHVPPAVDLDRIRDANLRPIAEKVATGTRLDPNDALTLFRTPDILGLGYLADAANQAKNGRVVTFASNQHINPTNVCVLRKTCVFCGYARLPKEEGAYRYTLEQVMAEAETAREGMTREFHIVGGLDMQAGLEYYATMFRSLKREFPQVHIKALTAVEIAHIARIEKLSWKEVLIALREAGLDTMPGGGAETFSAAVREQIADRKLGGADYIGVHRAAHELGIRSNCTMLYGHVETMEDRVAHLTMLRDLQDETGGYLAFIPLAYHPDDNELGKRLQRQGRGTTGFDDLRVLAVGRLFLDNFQHIKSHWIMVTPFLSQVALAFGVNDLEGTVVREKIYHAVGATTPQGLPLAEILKLIRGAQRVPAERDAFYQVIRRFDDDLTRVAAD, translated from the coding sequence ATGTGTCGCTCGTCATTCGCCAGTTTGTCCCCTGAGGCGCACGTGCCCCCCGCGGTAGATCTCGACCGCATCCGGGACGCCAACCTCCGGCCGATCGCCGAAAAGGTGGCGACCGGCACGCGACTGGACCCGAATGACGCGCTGACGCTGTTCCGCACGCCGGACATCCTCGGCCTCGGGTACCTGGCGGATGCGGCCAACCAGGCGAAGAACGGCCGGGTGGTCACCTTTGCGTCCAACCAGCACATCAATCCGACCAATGTGTGCGTGCTGCGAAAGACCTGCGTCTTTTGCGGCTACGCACGCCTCCCGAAAGAGGAGGGTGCCTACCGTTACACGCTGGAACAGGTGATGGCCGAGGCGGAGACGGCGCGGGAGGGAATGACGCGCGAGTTTCACATCGTGGGTGGGCTCGACATGCAGGCCGGGCTCGAGTACTACGCCACGATGTTCCGCTCGCTCAAGCGCGAATTCCCGCAGGTGCACATCAAGGCGCTCACGGCGGTCGAGATCGCGCACATCGCCCGCATCGAGAAGTTAAGCTGGAAGGAAGTGCTGATCGCGCTGCGTGAGGCCGGCCTCGACACGATGCCGGGCGGCGGGGCAGAGACCTTCAGTGCCGCCGTGCGCGAGCAGATTGCCGATCGCAAGCTCGGAGGTGCCGACTACATCGGGGTGCATCGCGCGGCCCACGAGCTCGGCATTCGGTCCAACTGCACGATGCTCTACGGTCACGTGGAGACAATGGAGGACCGGGTCGCGCATCTCACCATGCTCCGCGACCTGCAGGACGAAACCGGCGGGTACCTCGCGTTCATCCCGCTGGCGTACCATCCCGACGACAATGAGTTGGGCAAGCGGCTCCAGCGACAGGGGCGCGGCACGACGGGGTTCGATGACCTGCGCGTCCTGGCCGTCGGTCGCCTCTTCCTGGACAACTTCCAGCATATCAAGTCACACTGGATCATGGTGACCCCGTTCCTCTCGCAGGTGGCGCTGGCGTTCGGCGTCAACGACCTCGAAGGAACGGTCGTGCGGGAGAAGATTTACCACGCGGTCGGGGCCACCACACCACAGGGACTCCCACTGGCGGAGATCCTCAAGCTGATCCGCGGGGCGCAACGTGTGCCGGCGGAACGTGACGCGTTCTACCAGGTGATTCGTCGCTTCGACGACGACCTCACGCGGGTCGCCGCAGACTGA